The DNA region CATAATGCGATAATAGTAGCGCGTAGAACGCGTCCTGCTATGCCGCTCGCCTAGGTATCGTCGAGAGGCCGTGGCTGCTCCGAGTAACGTCAGCGGCGAAGGTTAGATACGCTGGTATTAAAAGTCCAGCCGAGAATATCAGATGCAAGTGGGATAGAGGGGTCGCACAGTGTCGCTTGCACGATCTAGGAACAGCGAGATGGACAGTAGTAAGGTGGACGACGAGAGCCAACGTAGTGTCAATGACGGGGACTGGATTTGCCCTGATTCTCAGTACGTAACATTTCCCCCAACCAATCCCCTTCGGCTCGCTGTGTGCAAGCTTCCATATACATGTTGCGACTGGAGCCTGTAAACAGGGTTGTAAACAAATCGGAGTGTTCCTCGCTTGGACGAGTGAGCGGGCGTAGGAGAATGATAACAGCGCGCCTACGTTACAGGAGTATCTTATTAACGCAGCGTTTATTCTTGCAGGTGCGCCAATGTAAACTTTGCGTGGCGAAACTCTTGCAACCGATGCGGAAAAGGTATATAACGTTCGATATGGTAACGTATGAAACGAGTTTTTAATAATATTGCTTGAATAACATTTTATAAGTCCGTCGCTACTGCGGTAGAGTTAGAAGCGATGCGGCGTATGTACATAAGTGTGCGTATATCTGTTAACTGGGGGGTGGGTGGGTACTTTTACACAGACAGAGGGGAGTGTCCTAAGAAGAAAAAGTTGGGCCAAGAGATTGGGAAGGCAGCTGCGGAGAAAAGCAGGGGATTGTTCAGGTGAGTCCCCTAGTAGTTGGTATCGTTAATAACGATAGCGCGCAAGGTAGATCGATTTTTTACAGGAGTATTTACAGGCCGCAGAGAGGATGAATGGATCTGTTAGCGAGGTGTGTTTGTATGCTTGCAGCGCGGACGACTGGCAGTGCAGTAAGTGCGGGAACGTGAATTGGGCCCGCAGGCAGCAGTGCAACATGTGCAACGCGCCGAAGTTCGGGGAGATCGAGGAGCGCACGGGATACGGTGGAGGGTACAATGACAGAGGGGTGGTAGAGTACAAAGAGAGaagggacgacgacgacgactacgacgagttCGGGCGTCGCAAGAAGAAGCGGAAACTAGAGAATCGATCGGACGACGATTCGAAAGATTCTAGGTATAGTAGCCCTCCGCGAAACAAATCCAAAGACGAGGACGAGAGGGTCGAGCCGCAGGATCAGCAACGTGAAAATGTAATTACTACCGCGACGGAAGTCGGAGATACGGCTTAAGATTGCTGGAGAGATTAATCGGGCTGCGTTGTTAAATTTTCaggaggaggacgaagaggaggaagacgacgaggaggacggcgACCTATCTAAATACGATCTCAGCGAGTGGGACGACTTCGCAGTGAAGAAAAAGTATACTTTCACACCGACTAATATCGCCCCGATTCATTCTCTTTATAATGAATATACTGCACACTCAATAATTTTCAGTACAAATGGGAGTACTGCGTCCTCGGAAGAGCGATCAAGGTAATGACAAAGTAAAACGAAAGAACCGTACAATTCCGAAGAAGCTTTCTTTGACCATAGTTAAATGAGAATCGTATCGTTGCTATTGAACGATTCGAGCGATGTGCATATGGCGCCCAGTAAGAGAGAAGGTCTTGGCAAACGGTCTTTTTTTTTACGCAGTCGTAACGTTTTACAGAGACAGAGACGACTGGAGGGACTCGGGCACATCCAGCCAGTGAGACGCTGTGCAGAAGGAAAGGTTTGACTTGGGTTTCGGGTATAAAGTTGATCCGCGACCGTGAGAATCGAGCTAAACGAATGATAATCCTTGCTTTCGCGCTTCTAGAAGCTATTGTAGAGCCGTTAGATGTTAGATCGTATAAACGGCCAAGAGGATGAGAGTAGAGTTAGCCAGAGAGAAAAAGACCCGCTTGGAATTGTGACGAACGACGGTTGTTAAGAGACTGGTTTCTTTTGCAGGTGAGAGGACGATCCCGCGAACGAATTGTCGCTTGCCGACTATGTGAGAACACAGGCAACGCAAGGGATTTAGTGATTTTTTTAGCGAGCACCTTTTGGATAAAAG from Andrena cerasifolii isolate SP2316 chromosome 13, iyAndCera1_principal, whole genome shotgun sequence includes:
- the LOC143375878 gene encoding uncharacterized protein LOC143375878 isoform X1; the protein is MDSSKVDDESQRSVNDGDWICPDSQCANVNFAWRNSCNRCGKDRGECPKKKKLGQEIGKAAAEKSRGLFSADDWQCSKCGNVNWARRQQCNMCNAPKFGEIEERTGYGGGYNDRGVVEYKERRDDDDDYDEFGRRKKKRKLENRSDDDSKDSRYSSPPRNKSKDEDERVEPQDQQRENEEDEEEEDDEEDGDLSKYDLSEWDDFAVKKNTNGSTASSEERSRDRDDWRDSGTSSQ
- the LOC143375878 gene encoding zinc finger Ran-binding domain-containing protein 2 isoform X3, which gives rise to MDSSKVDDESQRSVNDGDWICPDSQCANVNFAWRNSCNRCGKDRGECPKKKKLGQEIGKAAAEKSRGLFSADDWQCSKCGNVNWARRQQCNMCNAPKFGEIEERTGYGGGYNDRGVVEYKERRDDDDDYDEFGRRKKKRKLENRSDDDSKDSRYSSPPRNKSKDEDERVEPQDQQRENEEDEEEEDDEEDGDLSKYDLSEWDDFAVKKK
- the LOC143375878 gene encoding uncharacterized protein LOC143375878 isoform X2, with amino-acid sequence MDSSKVDDESQRSVNDGDWICPDSQCANVNFAWRNSCNRCGKDRGECPKKKKLGQEIGKAAAEKSRGLFSADDWQCSKCGNVNWARRQQCNMCNAPKFGEIEERTGYGGGYNDRGVVEYKERRDDDDDYDEFGRRKKKRKLENRSDDDSKDSRYSSPPRNKSKDEDERVEPQDQQRENEEDEEEEDDEEDGDLSKYDLSEWDDFAVKKNTNGSTASSEERSR